A stretch of DNA from Leucobacter luti:
CGCCCGAAGCTGCTGCGCCGCCTGGACCTCGGCCTTCCGTGCGGACCGGGCTCTCCGCACTGAGCGTGCGCGAACCGTGGTCCGCCCGGCCGGGCATGGTCCGCCGATGGAACGGTGTGCGCTCGGAGGGTGGTCGCAGCAACCGGGCCCCGGGGCGGAGGGCTCGAGTAGCCCGGCTACCCGTTGAACACGGCCGGATCGGGGCCGATCCGGCCGCCGCGCTCGAAGCTGTCGATCGCAGCCACTTCCGTCGCCGTGAGTTCGAAGTCGAACACGTGAAGGTTTGCGGTGTAGCGTTCGGGAGTGACCGACTTGGGGATGACCACTCGGCCCTGTTGGAGGTGCCACCGGAGCACTACCTGCGCGGGGGTCTTCTCGTAGCGTGCCGCGATGGCGGCGACGGAAGCGTCGGCGAGCACCGTGCCCTGCGCGAGCGGACTCCACGCCTCGGTCACGATGCCGCGTGCGGTGTTCGCCTCGACGACCGCGCGGTTCTGGAACGCAGGGTGGAGTTCTACCTGGTTGACCGCGGGCACGAGCGCGCTGTCTTCCGCGATCCGGGCCAGGTGCGCCGGTTCGAAGTTGGAGACCCCAACGGCGCGCACGCGCCCGTCGGACGCGAGGGATTCGAGGGCCCGCCAGCTCTCAGCGTATGTTTCCAGTGCGGGCGCCGGCCAGTGGAGTAAGAAAAGATCGAGTTGCTCGAGGCCAAGCCGCTCGAGTGAGGCGTCGTACGCCCGCAGGGTCGCGTCGTAGCCGTGCTCAGAAATCCAGAGCTTTGACGTGATGAACAGCTCTTCGCGGGCAATGCCCGAGGAGGCGAGTGCCCGGCCCACGCCGGTCTCGTTGCCGTACACCGCGGCGGTATCGATGCTGCGGTAGCCCGCCTCAAGCGCGCCCGAAACGACCGCGGTGGTCTCATCATCGGGAATTTGAAACACCCCGAGGCCGAGCTGCGGCATCGAGATGCCGTTGTTCAAAGTGACAGTAGGAATATGGGGGAGGGTCATGCGGGCTCCTTCGGGTGGTGCGGAGAGCGGTCAGGGGTTACGGGGTCTGAGAAGTGAGTGGTGCGGGGGTGGGGTGCGCGGAGACGGGCATCGAGCTCGGATCCTGGGAGCGCAGAGTCTGGGGAGCTGCCTCCGTGGCGCGGACTGTCTGTCGGCGCGCGGCCACGGCCGCGACACTCATGAAGATGAGGGCGACGGCGGTAAAGGAGGCACCGACCCAGATCGGCGAGGTGTAGCCGAGGCCCGCTGTGATCCCAACACCACCGGCCCACGCACCGAGGGCATTGCCAACATTGAATGCACCGATGTTTGCGCCAGAGGCGAGCGTGGGCGCGCCGCCCGCGTAGCGCATGATGCGGCTCTGGAGGCCGGGCACCGTGCCGAAGCCGAAGCCGCCCATCAGCACGAGGATGACCACGACAGCGGGCTGTGAGCTGGCGAGCAGCCCGAAGGAGACCAGCACGAGGGTGAGGATCGCGATGAATGCGATGAGCGTGCCATCGATGCTGCGATCCGCGAGGCGTCC
This window harbors:
- a CDS encoding aldo/keto reductase, with translation MTLPHIPTVTLNNGISMPQLGLGVFQIPDDETTAVVSGALEAGYRSIDTAAVYGNETGVGRALASSGIAREELFITSKLWISEHGYDATLRAYDASLERLGLEQLDLFLLHWPAPALETYAESWRALESLASDGRVRAVGVSNFEPAHLARIAEDSALVPAVNQVELHPAFQNRAVVEANTARGIVTEAWSPLAQGTVLADASVAAIAARYEKTPAQVVLRWHLQQGRVVIPKSVTPERYTANLHVFDFELTATEVAAIDSFERGGRIGPDPAVFNG